The proteins below are encoded in one region of Manis pentadactyla isolate mManPen7 chromosome 2, mManPen7.hap1, whole genome shotgun sequence:
- the FIGLA gene encoding factor in the germline alpha isoform X2: MNPAPALLRGPEAEVLEDVLREQFGPLPQLAAICRLKRLPSGGYSSTEDLQLVLERRRVANAKERERIKNLNRGFAKLKALVPFLPQSRKPSKVDILKGATEYIQVLSDVLEGAKDSEKQDPDHQNYSSNISEPHISLARELSRHITQHASCAVGLKNEEERPWADGSSG; this comes from the exons ATGAACCCTGCGCCCGCCCTTCTGCGCGGCCCGGAGGCCGAGGTGCTGGAGGACGTGCTGCGGGAGCAGTTCGGGCCGCTGCCTCAGCTGGCCGCCATCTGCCGCCTCAAGCGGCTGCCCTCGGGCGGCTACTCTTCCACCGAGGACCTCCAGCTGGTGCTGGAGCGGCGGCGCGTGGCCAACGCCAAGGAGCGCGAGCGG ATAAAAAATCTCAACCGTGGTTTTGCCAAACTGAAGGCACTTGTGCCATTTCTCCCCCAAAGCAGGAAGCCTAGCAAAGTTGATATTCTGAAAGGTGCAACTGAGTACATACAAGTTCTCAGTGATGTTTTGGAAGGAGCCAAAGACTCTGAG AAACAAGATCCAGATCACCAGAACTATAGCAGCAATATTTCTGAACCACATATATCCTTGGCCAGAGAGCTATCGAGACACATCACCCAACATGCCAGCTGTGCTGTGGGCTTGAAGAATGAGGAAGAACGGCCCTGGGCAGATGGTAGCAGTG
- the FIGLA gene encoding factor in the germline alpha isoform X1, whose protein sequence is MNPAPALLRGPEAEVLEDVLREQFGPLPQLAAICRLKRLPSGGYSSTEDLQLVLERRRVANAKERERIKNLNRGFAKLKALVPFLPQSRKPSKVDILKGATEYIQVLSDVLEGAKDSEKQDPDHQNYSSNISEPHISLARELSRHITQHASCAVGLKNEEERPWADGSSGAKYEK, encoded by the exons ATGAACCCTGCGCCCGCCCTTCTGCGCGGCCCGGAGGCCGAGGTGCTGGAGGACGTGCTGCGGGAGCAGTTCGGGCCGCTGCCTCAGCTGGCCGCCATCTGCCGCCTCAAGCGGCTGCCCTCGGGCGGCTACTCTTCCACCGAGGACCTCCAGCTGGTGCTGGAGCGGCGGCGCGTGGCCAACGCCAAGGAGCGCGAGCGG ATAAAAAATCTCAACCGTGGTTTTGCCAAACTGAAGGCACTTGTGCCATTTCTCCCCCAAAGCAGGAAGCCTAGCAAAGTTGATATTCTGAAAGGTGCAACTGAGTACATACAAGTTCTCAGTGATGTTTTGGAAGGAGCCAAAGACTCTGAG AAACAAGATCCAGATCACCAGAACTATAGCAGCAATATTTCTGAACCACATATATCCTTGGCCAGAGAGCTATCGAGACACATCACCCAACATGCCAGCTGTGCTGTGGGCTTGAAGAATGAGGAAGAACGGCCCTGGGCAGATGGTAGCAGTG